In Oleiharenicola lentus, the following are encoded in one genomic region:
- a CDS encoding PEP/pyruvate-binding domain-containing protein translates to MLSAHRPASLLLACLLALALPNSPGAEAKEPRPAKLKRLDSAHTIPDEATWRRLAARTESSAFARTESVKFLLDLESRRRLWFTDTERYPYHYYFAIERLSGPGRPVKEHDLFNSFEYRDAGRRFEMGTITHYLDSGLWTLELSSSDTLSGERILRLYETLRAALWIGDRLRFRPLSDLQERNLAAVRDRLPLANTEEVFAGIRYQPLTTGRTFGHLRIVRGPLDVATVRADQILVLEQLPEEIPVNAGVISAELQAPLGHIAILCANRGTPNMALREALNRPDWAALDGQLVELVVGSQEFSLRPADPAEAQAHWAKRRPKSIKVPQLDPAETRLLDVNSLRLKDTRFAGAKAAQLGEASRIKGLVTPGGFVIPVAHYLAQVRASRALDDLPARTAAADFIADSKVRAQWLQQVRTTIEAHPVDPQLVQQVAERIRATAPGSRWILRSSTNAEDLAGFTGAGLYRSIRIKAGASDADIATALRGVWASVWQQGAFEERAWHGVDHAAVAMAVLVQPFVDGAVANGVAITANPFTEDRPGFLINAQVLGGSVTGAGGNEIPEQHMIYTFTDQFEFEVLSRSSRSGGQPLLTEADLQKLAPALQKLHSHFLWRWPGSANAVDAEFLIAGEDRHVVILQARPYTVSYKRLKVE, encoded by the coding sequence ATGCTCTCCGCGCACCGGCCGGCCTCTCTGCTCCTTGCCTGCCTGCTGGCGCTTGCGCTGCCCAACTCGCCCGGCGCTGAAGCCAAGGAACCGCGCCCGGCCAAGCTCAAGCGCCTCGACTCGGCGCACACCATTCCGGACGAGGCCACGTGGCGGCGGCTGGCCGCGCGCACGGAGTCCTCCGCTTTTGCCCGCACCGAGTCGGTCAAGTTCCTCCTGGATTTGGAGAGCCGCCGCCGGCTCTGGTTCACCGACACCGAGCGCTATCCCTATCACTACTACTTCGCGATCGAACGCCTCTCCGGGCCGGGCCGGCCGGTCAAGGAACACGACCTGTTCAACTCCTTCGAATACCGCGACGCCGGCCGGCGCTTCGAGATGGGCACCATCACGCACTACCTCGACTCCGGCCTCTGGACGCTCGAGCTGTCGAGCTCCGACACGCTGTCCGGCGAGCGCATCCTCCGCCTCTACGAAACGCTCCGCGCCGCGCTGTGGATCGGCGACCGGCTGCGCTTCCGGCCGCTCTCCGACCTGCAGGAGCGCAACCTCGCCGCGGTGCGCGACCGGCTGCCGCTGGCGAACACCGAAGAGGTGTTTGCCGGCATCCGCTACCAGCCGCTCACCACCGGCCGGACCTTCGGCCACCTGCGGATCGTGCGCGGCCCGCTGGACGTCGCGACTGTGCGCGCCGACCAGATTTTGGTGCTGGAGCAGCTGCCCGAGGAGATCCCCGTCAACGCCGGCGTGATCTCAGCCGAGTTGCAGGCCCCGCTCGGCCACATTGCGATTCTCTGCGCCAACCGCGGCACGCCCAACATGGCGCTGCGCGAGGCGCTGAACCGGCCCGACTGGGCGGCGCTCGACGGCCAGCTCGTGGAACTCGTGGTCGGGTCGCAGGAGTTTTCGCTCCGTCCGGCCGACCCGGCCGAGGCACAGGCGCACTGGGCCAAGCGCCGCCCCAAATCCATCAAGGTGCCGCAGCTCGACCCGGCCGAAACGCGCCTGCTCGACGTGAACAGCCTGCGCCTCAAAGACACCCGTTTCGCCGGGGCCAAGGCCGCGCAATTGGGCGAAGCCTCGCGCATCAAGGGCCTGGTCACGCCCGGCGGCTTTGTGATCCCGGTCGCGCACTACCTCGCGCAAGTCCGTGCGAGCCGCGCGCTCGACGATCTCCCGGCACGCACCGCCGCGGCGGATTTCATCGCCGACTCGAAAGTCCGCGCGCAGTGGCTCCAGCAGGTCCGCACCACCATCGAGGCACACCCGGTGGACCCCCAGCTCGTGCAACAGGTGGCTGAGCGCATCCGCGCGACCGCGCCCGGCTCGCGCTGGATTCTGCGCTCCAGCACCAACGCCGAGGACCTCGCCGGCTTCACGGGCGCAGGCCTGTACCGCTCAATCCGGATCAAGGCCGGGGCGAGCGACGCCGACATCGCCACCGCCCTCCGCGGCGTGTGGGCCAGCGTCTGGCAGCAGGGCGCATTCGAGGAGCGTGCGTGGCACGGCGTGGACCATGCCGCCGTGGCGATGGCGGTGCTGGTGCAGCCCTTCGTGGATGGCGCCGTGGCCAACGGTGTGGCCATCACCGCCAACCCCTTCACCGAGGACCGGCCCGGCTTCCTGATCAACGCCCAGGTGCTCGGCGGCAGCGTCACCGGCGCCGGCGGCAACGAGATCCCCGAGCAGCACATGATCTACACCTTCACGGACCAGTTCGAGTTCGAGGTGCTGTCCCGCAGCTCGCGCTCGGGCGGACAGCCGCTGCTGACCGAGGCCGATCTCCAGAAACTGGCGCCTGCCCTGCAAAAGCTCCACAGTCACTTCCTCTGGCGCTGGCCGGGATCCGCCAACGCCGTGGACGCCGAGTTCCTCATCGCGGGCGAGGACCGCCATGTCGTGATCCTCCAGGCGCGCCCCTACACGGTGAGCTACAAACGCCTGAAGGTGGAGTGA